Genomic segment of Oceanimonas sp. GK1:
CTGCCCCTGCTGCTGGAACGGGAACGGTTCCTGGTGGTGCTTTACCGCGGGCGGCTGTGGCTGTGCGAGTTGAACCAGGCCAGCGTCTGGCTCAATGGCCGGGCCTTGCTGGCGGCCTGGCAACAGGGGCTGACGCCCCAGCCGCTGTTGCTGCCCATTCGGCTGGCCTTGCCGGCAGAGCAGCAGCAAGCCCTGGCAAGCCACCAGGCATTGCTGACAAAGCTCGGGCTGGAGTTGAAAACCGGTCCCGGCGACACCATTATTCTGACCCGGGTACCCCAGCCCCTGCGCCATGCGGATCTGGCGCGGCTGTTTCCCGAGCTGCTGGCGCGACTGGAGCGGGAAGACGCCCGCCAGCCCGAGGCCCTGTGTCAGTGGCTGGCGCAGCAGGCCCTGGCCGACGAAGCCTGGAACTGGCGCCGGGCCACGGCATTGTGGCAGCAGCTCGGGCCCGAACTGAATGAGGTACCGCCGGACGTGATGCGCCCGGTGGAGATGGAACAGCAACTGAACAGGTGGACACATGGGGACTAAGCCCCCGGCGATATTCCTGATGGGGCCGACGGCGTCGGGCAAGACCGGTCTGGCCATGGCCTTGTGCCGCGCATTGCCCTGCGAGATCATCAGTGTCGACTCGGCACTGGTCTACAAGGGCATGAACATCGGTACCGCCAAGCCCACCGCCGAGGAGCTGGCCGCCACGCCGCACCGGCTGATCGACTTGATCGATCCTGCCGAGGCCTATTCCGCCGCCGACTTTCGCCGGGACGCCCTGGCTGCCATGGCCGAGATCACCGCCGCCGGCCGTATTCCGCTGCTGGTGGGCGGTACCATGCTCTATTTCAAGGCCCTGCTGGAAGGGCTGTCGCCGCTGCCGTCGGCGGATCCGCAGGTGCGCGCCGGCATTGAACGGGATGCCGCCGAGCGCGGCTGGCAGAGCCTGCATCAGGATCTGGCGGCCATCGATCCGGTGGCCGCTGCGCGCATTCATCCTAACGATCCCCAGCGCCTTTCCCGGGCGCTGGAAGTTTTTCGCATTTCCGGTAAAACGCTCACAGAATTGACGGCAAGCAAGGGTGATCCCTTGCCTTACAAAGTGTTACAGTTTGCGATTGCGCCCGCCGAGCGCGCCGAGCTGCACCGGCGTATTGCCGAGCGGTTTCACTTGATGCTGGAGCAGGGCTTTGAGCATGAAGTCAGGCAGCTGTATCAGCGCGGCGATCTGCATCCCGAACTGCCGTCCATTCGCTGTGTGGGCTACCGGCAAATGTGGGATTACCTGGCCGGCAATGTTGGCTATGATGAAATGGTGCAGCGAGGCGTAGCAGCCACTCGCCAGCTGGCCAAGCGACAACTGACCTGGTTACGAGGCTGGCCCGGACTGATCTGGCTCGACACCGACGACAAGGACGCGGGGCGGCAACTGATTGAGCAGGTCCGGCAGGCCGGTCAGGCAACAAAAAAATAATAATTTTTCACTATTACAAAAGATAAGGACAACAAAATGGCTAAGGGGCAATCACTGCAGGATCCGTTTCTGAACGCGCTGCGTCGCGAACGGGTTCCCGTTTCCATCTACCTGGTCAACGGCATCAAGCTTCAGGGACAGATCGAGTCTTTCGATCAGTTCGTTATTCTGCTGAAAAACACCGTCAGCCAGATGGTCTACAAGCACGCCATTTCCACCGTGGTGCCGGCCCGACCGGTGCATCATCTGACCCCCTCAAGCGGCGGGCAGGAGCAGGCCGACAGCGAGCAGGGTGAAGGTTGAGCCTGAATTCGTTCCCTCACCACAGCAGTAACACTGTGAACATACCGGCCAAACCACGGAGGACACACCTTGTTTGAGCGTTATCAGGGTGGCGAATCCGCCATTTTGGTTCATATCAATTTTACCGACGACAGCGAGCGGGAAGATCTCGAAGAGCTGCAGTTGCTGGCCGACTCCGCCGGCGTCACCACCTGTGCCGTGGTCACTTCCAGCCGTGCCGCGCCCCAGTCCAAGTTTTTCATCGGTACCGGCAAGGTGGAAGAGCTGGCGTCGCTGGTGCAGATGCACCAGGCCGACGTGGTCATTTTCAACCACAGCCTGTCTCCGGCCCAGGAGCGTAACCTGGAGCGGGAAGTCAAATGCCGGGTGCTGGATCGCACCGGCCTTATTCTCGATATCTTCGCCCAGCGGGCCCGTACCCACGAGGGCAAGCTGCAGGTGGAGCTGGCCCAGCTGCGTCACCTGTCTACCCGGCTGGTGCGGGGGTGGACCCACCTGGAGCGGCAAAAGGGCGGCATTGGTCTGCGCGGTCCGGGTGAAACCCAGCTGGAAACCGACCGGCGTTTGCTGCGCGAGCGCATCAAGTACATTCAGAAACGGCTGGAGAAGGTGTCCCGCCAGCGTGAACAGGGGCGACGGGCGCGTCAGCGCAATGAAATTCCCACGCTGTCTCTGGTGGGGTATACCAACGCCGGCAAGTCGACCCTGTTCAACCGCCTCACCGAGTCTGATGTGTACGCGGCGGATCAGCTGTTCGCGACCCTGGACCCCACCCTGCGCAAGATTGAACTGCCCGATGCCGGCCTCGCCATTCTGGCCGACACCGTGGGCTTTATTCGTCATCTGCCCCACGATCTGGTGGCGGCGTTCAAGGCCACTCTGCAGGAAACCCGGGATGCGGATCTGCTGCTGCACGTGGTGGACTGCGCCGACGAGCAGATGCGGGACAATATCGACGAGGTCAACTCGGTGCTTGAGCAGATTGAGGCCGACGAGATCCCGGTGCTGATGGTGTTCAACAAAATCGACAAGCTCGATCCGCCTGAACCCCGCATCGAGCGGGACGATCAAGGCAGGCCCAGAGCGGTATGGGTGTCGGCGCAACAAGGACTGGGCATTGACGGTCTGTTGAAGGCACTGAACGAGTTGCTGGCCGGCACCCTGGTCGAGCACCGGCTGACCCTGCCACCCTCGGCCTCGCGACTGCGCAGCCGGCTGTATGCCCTTAACGGCATAGTGACAGAGTCTTTTGGAGACCAGGGCGAGTACGTGGTGGAGATACGTTTGCAGCAGGCCGACTGGCACCGTCTGCTGAAACAGGAAGGCGAGCAACTGGAACGCTTTATAAGCGATTGATTGCCTGAATGATCAATTGCTTGGTAGAGTTATTTTCATAAACCAGAAAGACGGAGATACAAATGGCTTGGAATGAGCCTGGAAATGGTGGCAAAGACCGTGATCCCTGGGGGAATGACGGCAAGCATCAGGGCCCGCCGGATCTGGACAAGGTGATTCGCAACCTGAGCGGAAAACTGGGTGGGTTGCTGGGTAACCGCGGCTCCGGCAGCGGTGGTGGCCTCGGATCTTTTGGGATTACCGTGGTGCTGGTGATCGCCCTGGCGGTGTGGGTGGTGAGCGGTTTCTACACCATCGGCGAAGCCCAGCGGGGCGTGGTGCTGCGCTTTGGCAAGTTCTACCAGACGGTAGAGCCGGGCCTGAACTGGAAGGCGACCTTTATCGATCGGGTGTATCCGGTGGATGTGGAAACCGTGCGTTCACTGCCGGCGTCCGGCTTTATGCTGACCCGGGACGAGAACCTGGTACGGGTGGAGATGGACGTGCAGTACCGGGTCATTGAGCCCCGTGACTACCTGTTCAACGTCACCAATGCCGACGACAGCCTGCATCAGGCCCTCGACAGCGCCCTGCGTTACGTGGTGGGTCACAGCACCATGGACGACGTGCTGACCGTGGGTCGTGAACGGGTACGTCAGGAGACCCGTGCCCTGCTGGAAGAGATCATTGATCCCTACCAGCTCGGACTGATGATCCTGGATCTCAACTTCCTACCGGCTCGTCCGCCGGAAGAGGTGAAGGACGCCTTTGACGATGCCATCGCCGCTCAGGAAGACGAACAGCGCTTTATTCGTGAAGCCGAAGCCTATGCCCGGGAAATCGAGCCCAAGGCCCGGGGTCAGGCCCAGCGTCTGCTGCAGGAGGCCGAGGCCTACAAACAGCAGGTGGCCCTGCGCGCCGAGGGTGAGGTGGCCCGCTTCCGCGAGCTGCTGCCCCAGTATGAACTGCAACCGGACCTGACTCGTCAGCGTATCTACCTGGAGACCATGGAAGAGATCTACAGCAAGGTCAACAAGGTGGTGGTGGACACTCCGGAAGGCAGCAACAGCCTGATGTACCTGCCGCTGGACAAGCTGATGGAGCAACAGGCGACGCGTGAAGCCCGTGTGGACCCCAATGTGATCACGTCCGACTATCTGAACAACAACAATGTGTCTTCCGGTCAGGACAGCGGCCAGCTTCGGCCCGGCTCCGACAGAACCAACATTCGTCCGACGACAGGGAGAAACTAAGCGATGAAAAGATTGTTAATCGTGGTGCTGGCCCTGCTGGCGGTACTGCTGTTCTCTTCGATTTTTGTGGTGGCCGAGGGCGAGCGCGGCATCGTGCTGCAGTTCGGCAAGGTCAAGCGCGAGCAGGGCTCGGAGCTGCCGGTGGTCTATCAGCCGGGCCTGCACTTCAAGGTGCCGCTGATCGATCAGGTGCGCAAGCTCGATGCCCGTATTCAGACCCTGGATGATCAGGTGGATCGTTTCGTCACCTCCGAGAAAAAGGACTTGATCATCGACTCCTACGTGAAGTGGCGTATCGACAACTTCGAACAGTACTACCTGGCCACCGGTGGCGGTAATCGGCTGCAGGCCGAAAGCCTGCTGCGCCGGCGGATCAACAACAGCCTGCGCTCGGAGATCGGTAGCCGCACCATTCGCGATATCGTCTCCGGCGAGCGGGGCGATGTGATGGAAAGCGCCCTCAAGGGGCTGCTGGAGTCGTCGTCTGAGCTGGGTATCAAGGTGCTGGATGTGCGCATCAAGCAGATCAACCTGCCCACCGAGGTGTCCAACTCCATCTACCAGCGCATGCGCGCCGAGCGGACCGCGGTGGCCCGGGAACACAGATCCGAGGGGCGTGAGCAGGCCGAAGTGATCAAGGCCGAAGCCGATCGCCGGGTGACCATCATGATTGCCGATGCCCAGCGTAACTCCCGTACCCTGCGGGGTGAAGGGGATGCCGAGGCGGCGAAGATCTATGCCGATGCCTACGCCGCGGACCCGCAGTTCTTCAGCTTTATCCGCAGCCTCGAGGCCTATCGCAAGAGCTTTGAGCAGGGCGGCGACATGATGATCCTCAAGCCGGAAGGCGACTTCTTCCGCTTCCTTAAGGATCCTTCCGGATCCAACTGATGGCACGCACAATCCCATAACAAAGGCCCGGGCAACCGGGCTTTTTTATTGCCTGGCAATATTTTCAGCAATCCGGCCGTCTGGCAGTTCCGGCCTTGGTTAAAATTTGTTAGACTCCATTTTTAACAACTCGACAGTTAGTGAAAATGGGACAAAACGTTGTTGTACTTGGCACCCAGTGGGGTGACGAAGGCAAGGGCAAAGTTGTCGATCTGCTGACCGACAAGGCTCGTTATGTTGTACGTTATCAGGGCGGCCACAACGCCGGACACACCCTGGTCATCGACGGCA
This window contains:
- the hfq gene encoding RNA chaperone Hfq; the encoded protein is MAKGQSLQDPFLNALRRERVPVSIYLVNGIKLQGQIESFDQFVILLKNTVSQMVYKHAISTVVPARPVHHLTPSSGGQEQADSEQGEG
- the hflX gene encoding ribosome rescue GTPase HflX — encoded protein: MFERYQGGESAILVHINFTDDSEREDLEELQLLADSAGVTTCAVVTSSRAAPQSKFFIGTGKVEELASLVQMHQADVVIFNHSLSPAQERNLEREVKCRVLDRTGLILDIFAQRARTHEGKLQVELAQLRHLSTRLVRGWTHLERQKGGIGLRGPGETQLETDRRLLRERIKYIQKRLEKVSRQREQGRRARQRNEIPTLSLVGYTNAGKSTLFNRLTESDVYAADQLFATLDPTLRKIELPDAGLAILADTVGFIRHLPHDLVAAFKATLQETRDADLLLHVVDCADEQMRDNIDEVNSVLEQIEADEIPVLMVFNKIDKLDPPEPRIERDDQGRPRAVWVSAQQGLGIDGLLKALNELLAGTLVEHRLTLPPSASRLRSRLYALNGIVTESFGDQGEYVVEIRLQQADWHRLLKQEGEQLERFISD
- the miaA gene encoding tRNA (adenosine(37)-N6)-dimethylallyltransferase MiaA, which gives rise to MGTKPPAIFLMGPTASGKTGLAMALCRALPCEIISVDSALVYKGMNIGTAKPTAEELAATPHRLIDLIDPAEAYSAADFRRDALAAMAEITAAGRIPLLVGGTMLYFKALLEGLSPLPSADPQVRAGIERDAAERGWQSLHQDLAAIDPVAAARIHPNDPQRLSRALEVFRISGKTLTELTASKGDPLPYKVLQFAIAPAERAELHRRIAERFHLMLEQGFEHEVRQLYQRGDLHPELPSIRCVGYRQMWDYLAGNVGYDEMVQRGVAATRQLAKRQLTWLRGWPGLIWLDTDDKDAGRQLIEQVRQAGQATKK
- the hflK gene encoding FtsH protease activity modulator HflK, coding for MAWNEPGNGGKDRDPWGNDGKHQGPPDLDKVIRNLSGKLGGLLGNRGSGSGGGLGSFGITVVLVIALAVWVVSGFYTIGEAQRGVVLRFGKFYQTVEPGLNWKATFIDRVYPVDVETVRSLPASGFMLTRDENLVRVEMDVQYRVIEPRDYLFNVTNADDSLHQALDSALRYVVGHSTMDDVLTVGRERVRQETRALLEEIIDPYQLGLMILDLNFLPARPPEEVKDAFDDAIAAQEDEQRFIREAEAYAREIEPKARGQAQRLLQEAEAYKQQVALRAEGEVARFRELLPQYELQPDLTRQRIYLETMEEIYSKVNKVVVDTPEGSNSLMYLPLDKLMEQQATREARVDPNVITSDYLNNNNVSSGQDSGQLRPGSDRTNIRPTTGRN
- the hflC gene encoding protease modulator HflC, coding for MKRLLIVVLALLAVLLFSSIFVVAEGERGIVLQFGKVKREQGSELPVVYQPGLHFKVPLIDQVRKLDARIQTLDDQVDRFVTSEKKDLIIDSYVKWRIDNFEQYYLATGGGNRLQAESLLRRRINNSLRSEIGSRTIRDIVSGERGDVMESALKGLLESSSELGIKVLDVRIKQINLPTEVSNSIYQRMRAERTAVAREHRSEGREQAEVIKAEADRRVTIMIADAQRNSRTLRGEGDAEAAKIYADAYAADPQFFSFIRSLEAYRKSFEQGGDMMILKPEGDFFRFLKDPSGSN